A window of the Cannabis sativa cultivar Pink pepper isolate KNU-18-1 chromosome X, ASM2916894v1, whole genome shotgun sequence genome harbors these coding sequences:
- the LOC115722505 gene encoding uncharacterized protein LOC115722505 encodes MPVPEGRWEPIYERFRKQQPPNFEGGSDPMEVEEWLRTVEGIVEYMRRGNGDSVACSASLLKKDARIWWDVIKQTRDVATTTWADFVQVFNKKYYSEAIRSARVNEFTNLRKGKSTVTEYARQFDRLAKFATYMVSTEFLRIHRFTEGLDS; translated from the coding sequence ATGCCTGTGCCGGAGGGTCGATGGGAACCAATATATGAAAGGTTTCGCAAGCAACAGCCACCAAATTTTGAAGGGGGCTCAGATCCAATGGAAGTTGAGGAATGGTTAAGAACAGTGGAAGGGATTGTTGAGTACATGCGGCGCGGTAACGGAGATAGTGTAGCTTGTTCAGCTAGTTTATTGAAAAAGGATGCTCGCATCTGGTGGGACGTTATTAAACAAACACGGGATGTGGCCACAACGACCTGGGCTGACTTTGTACAAGTGTTTAACAAAAAATACTATAGTGAAGCAATACGCTCAGCTAGAGTTAATGAGTTCACGAACCTGAGGAAGGGTAAGTCTACAGTTACAGAGTATGCTCGCCAATTTGACAGATTAGCAAAATTTGCCACATATATGGTTTCTACTGAGTTTCTGAGGATTCACCGCTTTACTGAAGGGCTCGACTCCTGA